In Corynebacterium aquilae DSM 44791, the genomic stretch TGGCCGACCGGGCGGCCGCCGCCGGAGGACTGGAAGAAAACGAAGCCGACCAGCTCGTCGAGAAAGCCACCAAGGCCTTCCAACTCTCCGACGATCCAGTCGACCACGAGTGGTACCGCACACTGGAAAACATCTCCGCCGTCGCCGCCGACATCGGAGGGGTCACCACCACACACATCAACCACCTCACCCCGCGAGTACTCGACATCGACGACCTCTACAACCGCATGGAAGCCCGCGGCATCACCATGATCGACGAAGTCCAAGGCCCACCCAAATGGAAAGGCCCCGACGTCCTGCTCCGCCAAACCTCCTTTAGGGCACTCGACGAAGAACGCATCTTCTCCTTCGAAGACGGCACCATCGGCCCCGGCACCCTGCGCGTGCGCTTCGGCGAAGTCGAACAACGCGGCATCGCGCTCACCCCAAAGGGGCGAGACCTCTACGACCAGCTCATCCACGAGGCCTACCGCGAACCCGACCGCTGGGCAGAAGTCATGCCCACCACCGAAGAAGGACTCAGGCAGCAACAACTGGCGTACTTCACCTACGAAAAAGTCGGCGAAGTGCCTGCAGGGACCAGCCTGGACGACGCCATCGCTCAAGGGCTTGTCGTCGCCACCCCCATCGTCTACGAAGACTTCCTCCCGCGCTCCGCGGCAGGAATCTTCCAATCCAACCTCAAAGACGAAGGCACCCGCGACGACGGACAGCACGGCACCGACTACGACATCGACGTGCTGTCGAAGATCATCGGCAAACCCATCCACGACCCCTTCGACCTGTACGCCGCGCAACAACAGCGCTCCCTGGACGCCCTCGGCATCTAGCTAAACCACAACCAACTGTTCCCACCATCCGAAAGGACAAACCACCATGGCAAACCTCAACGACTCCGTCCGCGCAGCCCTCGACGCCTGCGGAGCCAGCGGATACGAAGGCCCCCACGCCACCCGCACCCCGCTGACCGGTGAAGAACTCATCGGCACCGTCGAACACACCGCGAACGACGTCGACCAGGCCATCGCCAAGGCGCAGGCAGCCTTCCGCGAGTGGCGAAACATCCCCGCACCAGTGCGCGGCAACGTCGTCAAGCGCTGGGGTGAACTGCTCACCGAGCACAAGCGCGACCTTGCAGTCCTCGTCCAGGCCGAGGCCGGAAAATCCATGAGCGAAGCCATGGGTGAGGTGCAGGAAATGATCGACATCTGCGACTTCGCACTCGGCCAATCCCGCATGCTGTGGGGTAAAACCATGCCCTCCGAGCGTCCCGGACACCGCCTCATGGAAACCTGGCACCCGCTCGGCGTCGTCGGCATCATCTCCGCCTTCAACTTCCCGGTTGCCGTGTACTCCTGGAACACCGCACTCGCACTGGTCTGCGGCGACACCGTCGTGTGGAAGCCCTCGGAAATCTGCAAGCTCAGCGCCATCGGCGCCGACGCACTGCTAGCCCGCGCGGTGAAAGACTGCGACGCGCCAGCCGACATCCACCAGCTCATCCTCGCCGACCGCGCAGCCGGCGAACAGCTCGTCAACGATCCCCGCGTCGCCCTGGTCTCCGCTACCGGCTCCACCCGCATGGGACGCGAAGTCGGCCCCAAAGTCGCCGCCCGCTTCGGACGCTTCCTGCTGGAACTCGGCGGCAACAACGCCGCCATCGTCGCCCCCAGCGCCGACCTCGACCTCGCGCTTCGCGGTGTCGTCTTCGCTGCCGCCGGCACCGCCGGCCAGCGCTGCACCACCATGCGACGCCTGCTGGTACACGAGTCCATCGCCGATCAATTCGTTGACAAGCTCGTCGCCGCCTACAAGACCCTGACCATCGGTGATCCCCGCGACGAATCTGTTCTCGTCGGCCCCCTGGTCAACAAGGCCTCCTTCGATAAGATGCAAAACTCCATCGCCGCCGCACAGGAACAAGGCGGCACCCTGCTGGTCG encodes the following:
- the hglS gene encoding 2-oxoadipate dioxygenase/decarboxylase, with amino-acid sequence MTVATWELRARFAAALSELYGREVPAYTTLVEVSEAVNRDYIRAHGEEATRLGSVERVTAERHGAIRVGSPKELSQAARVFAAFGMYPVGFYDLRDAAKASVPVVSTAFRPIDEDELAKNPFRVFTSMLATDDPRFFSPEIQQRLDEFIGARTLFPEDLLELADRAAAAGGLEENEADQLVEKATKAFQLSDDPVDHEWYRTLENISAVAADIGGVTTTHINHLTPRVLDIDDLYNRMEARGITMIDEVQGPPKWKGPDVLLRQTSFRALDEERIFSFEDGTIGPGTLRVRFGEVEQRGIALTPKGRDLYDQLIHEAYREPDRWAEVMPTTEEGLRQQQLAYFTYEKVGEVPAGTSLDDAIAQGLVVATPIVYEDFLPRSAAGIFQSNLKDEGTRDDGQHGTDYDIDVLSKIIGKPIHDPFDLYAAQQQRSLDALGI
- the amaB gene encoding L-piperidine-6-carboxylate dehydrogenase: MANLNDSVRAALDACGASGYEGPHATRTPLTGEELIGTVEHTANDVDQAIAKAQAAFREWRNIPAPVRGNVVKRWGELLTEHKRDLAVLVQAEAGKSMSEAMGEVQEMIDICDFALGQSRMLWGKTMPSERPGHRLMETWHPLGVVGIISAFNFPVAVYSWNTALALVCGDTVVWKPSEICKLSAIGADALLARAVKDCDAPADIHQLILADRAAGEQLVNDPRVALVSATGSTRMGREVGPKVAARFGRFLLELGGNNAAIVAPSADLDLALRGVVFAAAGTAGQRCTTMRRLLVHESIADQFVDKLVAAYKTLTIGDPRDESVLVGPLVNKASFDKMQNSIAAAQEQGGTLLVGGKRVLEDQFADAYYVEPAIVKMPSQTDIVREETFAPILYVMTYTDLDDAIEVHNEVPQGLSSAIFTSDQAESEKFLSASGSDCGIANVNIGTSGAEIGGAFGGEKETGGGRESGSDSWQAYMRRATNTINYSGELPLAQGVKFL